The following proteins come from a genomic window of Ferrovibrio sp. MS7:
- a CDS encoding MDR family oxidoreductase gives MPESFRAVLIEEVDGKPKAGFKQLTLADLPQHDVLVEVAYSTVNYKDGLALTGGRIARKLPLVAGIDLAGTVVESQSPDWKPGDRVLVNGYGLSETQSGGYTRFQRLKSEWLVQVPDNFSLSQAMAVGTAGYTAMLCVMALEDAGLVKDTRPEALPVLVTGAAGGVGSVAIALLASRGFKVVAATGRPDTHDYLRSLGASDFIDRAELAAKGPPMAKERWAAVIDSVGGQTLATAISQTQYGGWVAACGMAGGNDVPSSVFPFILRNVSLLGIDSVMAPAHRRRRAWWQLAKGLPLDKLDAMTEIRPLSSIFELAPQILAGKIRGRTVIDVNA, from the coding sequence ATGCCGGAAAGCTTCCGTGCCGTCCTGATAGAGGAAGTCGATGGCAAGCCGAAGGCGGGCTTCAAGCAATTGACGCTCGCCGATCTGCCCCAGCATGACGTGCTGGTGGAGGTGGCCTATTCGACGGTGAACTACAAGGATGGCCTGGCGCTGACCGGTGGCCGCATCGCGCGCAAGCTGCCGCTGGTGGCCGGCATCGATCTCGCCGGCACGGTGGTGGAATCGCAAAGCCCGGACTGGAAGCCGGGCGACCGCGTGCTGGTCAACGGCTATGGCCTCTCGGAAACCCAGTCTGGCGGCTATACGCGTTTCCAGCGGCTGAAATCCGAGTGGCTGGTGCAGGTGCCGGACAATTTCTCGCTGTCGCAAGCTATGGCGGTGGGCACGGCGGGCTATACCGCGATGCTCTGCGTCATGGCGCTGGAAGATGCTGGCTTGGTGAAGGATACGCGGCCCGAGGCTTTGCCGGTGCTGGTGACGGGCGCGGCCGGCGGCGTCGGTTCGGTGGCCATCGCGCTGCTGGCTTCGCGCGGCTTCAAGGTGGTGGCCGCCACCGGCCGGCCGGATACCCATGATTATCTGCGCTCGCTCGGTGCCAGCGATTTCATCGACCGCGCCGAACTCGCCGCCAAGGGCCCGCCGATGGCCAAGGAACGCTGGGCCGCCGTGATCGACAGCGTCGGCGGCCAGACGCTCGCCACCGCCATCAGCCAGACTCAGTATGGCGGCTGGGTCGCCGCTTGCGGCATGGCCGGCGGCAACGATGTGCCGTCCAGCGTCTTTCCGTTCATCCTGCGCAATGTCAGCCTGCTCGGCATCGACAGCGTGATGGCGCCGGCCCATCGCCGCCGCCGCGCCTGGTGGCAGCTCGCCAAGGGCCTGCCGCTGGACAAGCTGGATGCCATGACCGAGATCAGGCCGCTATCCAGCATTTTCGAGCTGGCGCCGCAGATTCTCGCCGGCAAGATCCGCGGCCGCACGGTTATCGACGTCAACGCCTGA
- a CDS encoding acetyl-CoA acetyltransferase — translation MTACIVGWSHTKFGKLDDKTQEDLIVEVATQAIKDAGIEPKDVDAIYLGTFNGGLVDQDFPASLVLQADPGLRFKPATRLENACATGTAAVFQGLQAIAARKARFVLCVGVEKMTSAPNDVVGNILLKASYRKEESFGQGGFAAVFDSIQSKYFQKYGDQSDATAMIAAKNHKNGSVNPLAHMQRDFGYDFCRNVSDKNPYVVGGLKRTDCSMVSDGAAALILTDVQTALGMQKAIAFRAAKHVQDFLPMSKRDVIAFEGPAKAWADALAEAGLNVWDLSFAESHDCFTIAELIEYEAMGLTAPGQGAKAIMEGWTQKDGKLPINPSGGLKAKGHPIGATGVSMHVMAAMQLSGTAGALQVKDAKIGGVFNMGGVAVANYVSILEPIR, via the coding sequence ATGACCGCCTGCATCGTCGGCTGGAGCCATACCAAGTTCGGCAAGCTGGATGACAAGACCCAGGAAGACCTCATCGTCGAGGTCGCGACCCAGGCGATCAAGGATGCCGGCATCGAGCCGAAGGATGTCGATGCGATCTATCTCGGTACCTTCAACGGCGGCCTGGTGGACCAGGATTTCCCGGCCTCCCTGGTGCTGCAGGCCGATCCCGGCCTGCGCTTCAAGCCGGCCACAAGGCTTGAGAATGCCTGCGCCACCGGCACCGCCGCGGTGTTCCAGGGCCTGCAGGCGATTGCCGCGCGCAAGGCGCGCTTCGTGCTCTGCGTCGGCGTGGAGAAGATGACCTCGGCGCCGAATGATGTCGTCGGCAACATCCTGCTCAAGGCCAGCTACCGCAAGGAAGAGAGCTTCGGCCAGGGCGGTTTCGCTGCTGTGTTCGACAGCATCCAGAGCAAGTATTTCCAGAAATACGGCGACCAGTCGGATGCCACCGCGATGATCGCGGCGAAAAACCACAAGAACGGCTCGGTCAATCCGCTGGCGCATATGCAGCGCGATTTCGGCTATGACTTCTGCCGCAATGTTTCCGACAAGAACCCCTATGTCGTCGGCGGCCTGAAGCGCACCGACTGCTCGATGGTGTCCGATGGTGCCGCCGCCCTGATACTCACCGATGTGCAGACCGCGCTGGGCATGCAGAAGGCCATTGCCTTCCGCGCCGCCAAGCATGTGCAGGATTTCCTGCCCATGTCGAAGCGCGACGTGATCGCCTTCGAGGGTCCGGCCAAGGCCTGGGCCGATGCGCTGGCCGAAGCCGGCCTCAATGTGTGGGATCTTTCCTTCGCCGAGAGCCATGACTGCTTCACCATCGCCGAGCTGATCGAATACGAAGCCATGGGCCTCACCGCCCCGGGCCAGGGCGCCAAGGCGATCATGGAAGGCTGGACCCAGAAGGACGGCAAGCTGCCGATCAACCCTTCGGGCGGCCTCAAGGCCAAGGGCCATCCGATCGGCGCCACCGGCGTGTCGATGCATGTGATGGCGGCGATGCAGCTTTCCGGTACCGCTGGCGCGCTGCAGGTAAAGGATGCCAAGATCGGCGGCGTATTCAACATGGGCGGCGTCGCCGTCGCCAATTACGTCTCGATCCTCGAACCGATCCGCTGA
- a CDS encoding LysE family translocator, translated as MSFELWLAFAAASTVMLLIPGPTVLLVVSYALGQGWRAALPMAAGVALGDFTAMTLSMLGLGALLAASATVFTILKWVGAAYLIYLGIKLWRAGDALQAEPRRDAASAVKMLGHAWLVTALNPKSITFFVAFLPQFLDPAADFWLQMLVFEATFLVLATANAAGYALVAGKARQAVGNPRVIRAVNRTGGALLVGAGVVTAASRTP; from the coding sequence ATGAGCTTTGAACTTTGGCTGGCCTTTGCCGCCGCCTCCACCGTGATGCTGCTGATTCCAGGCCCAACCGTGCTGCTGGTGGTCTCTTACGCCCTGGGCCAGGGCTGGCGTGCGGCTTTGCCGATGGCGGCCGGCGTGGCGCTCGGCGATTTCACAGCGATGACGCTTTCGATGCTCGGCCTTGGCGCCCTGCTGGCGGCCTCGGCGACGGTGTTCACCATCCTGAAATGGGTCGGTGCCGCCTACCTGATCTATCTCGGTATCAAGCTGTGGCGGGCCGGCGATGCCCTGCAGGCAGAGCCGCGCCGCGATGCCGCCTCGGCGGTGAAGATGCTGGGCCATGCCTGGCTGGTGACGGCGCTGAACCCCAAGAGCATCACCTTCTTCGTTGCCTTCCTGCCGCAATTCCTCGATCCGGCGGCGGATTTCTGGCTGCAGATGCTGGTTTTCGAGGCCACCTTCCTGGTGCTGGCCACCGCCAATGCCGCCGGCTATGCCCTGGTGGCGGGCAAGGCCCGCCAGGCGGTGGGCAATCCGCGCGTGATCCGCGCCGTCAACCGCACCGGCGGCGCCCTGCTGGTCGGGGCCGGCGTGGTCACGGCGGCCTCGCGCACGCCTTAA